Within Halobacterium jilantaiense, the genomic segment CCGTCGACGGCCGCCGCGAACTCCTCGTCTTGGACTGTCGGCACGCCCGCTTCCTGCACGCGGTCGAGGTCCGGCGGGTCCGGGGCGTTCGCTGCCGGGTCGAAAAACGACTCGTTCAGGGTCTCCAGGTAGTTGTCGACGGCGCTGCGGGCGTTCGCCACGAGCGCGCGGTTCGGCTGGGCGTCCCGCTGGACGCCGAACCGCAGCACCGTCAGCGCCTCGTCGAAGATGGCGACCCCCATCGCGGACGCCTGGGTCGCCTCCTCGCTGTGGTAGTAGTGCAGGATCGGGTAGGCCTTGTGCTGGGTCGCGAGCGTGTCGAGCTCGGTGGCCAGCGAGTTCAGCGGGAGGTCGAGTCCACGGAACCCGCCCGCGTCCCAGCCGGTCTCCACGGCCGCCTCGGCGGAGTCTCCGAGGCCGGTGACGCTGCTCGCGAACGACCGCTTCTCTGTGACCGCGCTCAACACGGAGAACACGTAGGAGACGCCCATCGTGACGAACAGCATCCCGCTGGCGGTCGTCAGGGACGCCGCGACCTGCCAACCGCCGGTCGGCGGGTAGTAGTCTCCGTTCCCCATCGTGAACATCGTGTACGCGACGAAGTATAACCGGTTCGCCCACGTGATAGGGCGGCTGTCGCGGGCGTTGACGAGTGCGTCCCCGCCGGCCCCGAACACGAGCGTCCAGCCGCCCCAGATGAGCGCCACCCACGTGACGAGCGTCAGCGTGAGGATGACGGGCCCGGCGAGGCTGAGCGCCCGCGAGCGGCGGCCGCCGAGTCGCCGAATCACCGCCCAGAGCCCGGGTATCAGTCGGGTGGAGATGGGGCCAGCGCCGCCGTCGACCCACAGTGTCGTCCAGAGGATGTCGACGACGGCCAGCACCAGCACCGCCACCCCCGCAGCGAGGTAGACGTAGTTCATCGCGGCGTCCGGACGGAGCGCCGGTCACGGCCCGCGTTCGCTTCGAGACCGCCGCTCCGTCGTTCCTGACAGGAATGCATCGACACCTCATACCTACGTGTTACCGCCTGATAAGCCCGGGACTGGCACCTGCAAGGCGCGGCGTCAGGCCTCCTCGACTCGGCTCGGCGGCGACGGTTCGACGTCCAGCAACCCCGCCACGTCCGCCTCCAGGCGGCGAGCCTGCTCCAGACGCATCTCTCGGGCCCGTTCCTCGCTGACGGCCTCCGAGCCGCCGAGGCGCTCCGAGAGCGGGTCGTACGTCGAGCAGCCGAAGCCGAACCGCTGCAGGTAGTCACGCACTGGCTCGGGCGACAGCCCGAACGCGATTGCCACCCGGCTCAGGTCGTAGAGGTCGTCGAACGCCGGCACGCCGACGCGGTCGTCGTAGACGCCGGGGTCGCCGACCGTCACGGGGGCCTCCTCGGTCTGGGCGACGAGGCCGCCGACGTCGGCGGCCAGCGAGACGACCTCCGACGGGAGCGCCGCGTCCGGTGCCCGCCACTCCACGGTCGGCTGACAGCGCCGCAGCCGAACCGGGTTCAACACGGCATCCTCCGGCGTGAACGCGCGCTCCACGCGTGACGGCGAGACGCCGCGCTCGGCGGCGAGCGACGTGAACGACTCGAAGGCGCGGTCGACGCGGTCCTCCCACTCCGCGACCGAGTCGACGTACGACCAGAGGTCGCAGTACGGCGTGAACGCCGTCCCGCACTCGCGCCGGTAGGCGTGGGCGCGAGCGGAGCGCTGGGAGCGCTGCCCGCAGTAGTACGGCGAGGAGCTGACGAGCGCCAGCGCCGGGTCGAGCGCGGTCAGGAGGTTCAGCTGGCTGGTCGGCTCGGTGCGCTCGAAGTGGAGGTGCGTGCCCGCGCAGTTCTTCGCCGCCCGCACGCCGTCGCCGTAGATGCGCTCGAAGAGTTCGCCGCGCTCGGACGGCGCTGGGTCGTCCACCTCTGTCAGTGGGGTTCCGAGCGGGACGAGGCGCTTGCCCTCGGCCCGGGCCGCCCGGATGGCGGTCCCGAGGACGTCTTCGAGGTCACGCCGGAGCGCGACCTCCGAGTCCCGGGGCGCGGTCCGGACCTCCAGCAGCGGCCCCACGAACTCGGGTTCGATTCGCTCGTGGGCGTCGGCTATCTGCCGACCGCCGCACAGGCAGCCGTGCTCGTCGATTACCCATAGCTCGAGCTCAATGCCCGTTGTGAGTGTCATTGGTGTCCCCGAACGACGTCCACTCCGACCACCCCGTGACCCGTCGTTCGTACCACGACAGAACACCGAGCGCACGGTTGCGCTCGTCCCTTTCGAGTGCAACCCCTTCACGAGGGGTCGGACACCCCGCTGTCACTCGACGCGTGCGACCGGGAAGTCCGCCGCGACGACGTTCGCTATCGTCGACCGGTGGGCGCGCGAGAGCCGCTCGGAGAGCGCCTGGTGGCTGACGTCGAACTCGTCAGCGAGCTCTTCGAGCGTGACCTTCCGCGGGATGTCGTAGAAGCCGTGCTGGAGCGCGGTCTCCAGAGCGACGTACTGCTTGCGGCTGAGTCCGTGCTGGCGCGAGCGCACCGACTCCGTCGGGTCGTGGACGGACTCCACGTCGACGTCCAGCCCGGCGTCCCGGCAGCCGTGGTACCAGTCCTCCATCGGGCCGCGGTCGGCGAACAGCGCCCGGAAACACCACTTCTCGTCGGCGGCCCGCGTGCGCATCACGGCTCCCGCCTCCGGGAACATCGTTTCGAGGCGGTCGCTCGCGTCGTCCGCCCACTCCACCTGATAGACGCACTCCTTCTCCAGCGTCGCCAGCGGCGAGACGGACGCCACGCTCGGGTCGTCGCGGAGCGCGGGCTCCACGTCCTCGTAGTGGCCGTCGAAGACGAGGACGGGCAGCATCGAGTCAGACCCGGCGGCCACCGTCCGGACGGCGTCCACCCGGGCGTCCGGGACCGTCCGGAGCGTCGCCGCGAGCGCGAGCTGGTCGGCCGGCACCGCCGCCTCCACGACAGAGGTCACCGGCCGCCCACCTCCACGGCTCCCTGCCCAAGTGGCCTCTCGGCCCGCGTCTCGCGTTGTCTCGCTCGTGACTCGACCGAGCCGACGCTGCGAGTGCTCGACCGACCAGTGCGACCGGAACCGACGTCCGTGGTACCCCGTGTCTCCATTGTTTCGACCCTCGGTGTGGTGGAACCGCTACCAGCGACAGCGGCAATGTTATTTGGCGTGTAGCGCGAGAAACGCGGCGCTACGCGGCGACGCGGTCGCTGCTAACTGGCCGCTGTACGCCCGCTGCTGGCGGCGGACGCGAGTAGGGTCGGGCTGTCGAGTATCGTTCGCGGTCTACCGCCGCCCTGTTGCAGTCGCAAGGAACGTAATCTGAAACAACACGTTTACCGCGAGTCGCCGTACCTGGCCGTATGGCACCCGAGGACGAGCCGGAAGCGGATTCGACGGACAGCGACGACAGCCGGAGCCAGGGTATCGAACTCGGGGCCCTCGACGACGACCTGGAGGCCCACGACTACCCGGCGTCGGCGTCGGCGCTCGTCGACGAGTACGGCGACCGCGAAATCGAGTTGCCGGGCGGGTCCCAGCGCGTCGGGGAGGTGCTCGGACTCTACGAGGAGGACGACCAGGAGTTCGACGACGCCGAGGCAGTCCGGACGGCCATCCACAATCTCGTCGGTACCGAGGCCGTCGGCCGCGACAACTACAGCGACCGCGGCGGGTCGACGCCAGACGAGAGCACCGACGACGAGCACGAGTCGTTCTGAACGCCGCCGACCCGAGCCGGCATCGCGCGTGAACCGACCGACGCGACACACCAACCCACAATGAACGAGACCCACGACGACGCCGAGGAGACCGCCAGCATCGAGTCCGGAGACACCGTCTACGACGACGACGGCCGCGTGCTCGGTATCGTCACCGACTTCACTGACGAGGGGTTCGCGGTCGAAGTCGTTCAGGCCGGCGCGGACGTCGCGCAGTCCGAGAACGCCGGCCCCGCCGCAGAGACCGACACCGAGGACATCCCCGGGAAGGACTTCGGCGAGGGGTACCTGATGTGGCGCTGCGAGGACTGCGGCGAGATGGGCGAACTCGACGACGACGGCATCCCCGAGGAGTGCCCGAGCTGTGGCGCGCCGAAAGAACACATCCACATGGCTCAGGAGGACTGACCGCGGACCGACGGCGCGTCCCCGAGCGCCGGGACCAGTCGCTCGGACGCAGCGGCTACCAGCCGCCGGGGAGCAGTGACTCGCGGCTCGTGCGCCGTTTCGCGAGGTGGACGTAGTGGTAGGCTCGCTGGAGCAGCCGGTGGCCGGGCACGGGGTTGACTTTCGGCTCCACGCGCCCGTCGCGTATCGCTTCGACGACCGCCTCCGGAGTGAGTTCGTCGGCGTCGATGCGGGTGTACGCCCGCCCCGCCTCGAACGGGAAGTGCGCGTCGCTGCCCGCGACGATGGGGAGGTCGAGGTCGTCGGCGAGCCGCCGCACCCGGTCCGCGCTGCTCGGGTGCTTGCCGTTGATCTCGACGGCGTCGAAGTCGGCCTCGGCGTCCAGGACCGTCCCGCGCCGGTAGGGGTGCGGGATGATGGCAGCACAGCCCCTGTCGTGGGCCATCGACACGACCTGTGCTGGCGTCATCGCTCTGGGGTTCGTGGCCGTCGGCGGGTCCGGGCCGACCACGAGCGCGTGACCGCGCGTGGTCGACACCTCGACACCGGGCAGAAACACCGGGGTGTCGCCGCCCGCCGAGAGTGCGCGGTAGTAGTCGTGGTTCGTGAGCGCGACGCCGTCCAGGCCGCGCTGACGGCTCATCGCCGCCAGCGCCCGCGCCCCCACGGGGTCGTAGGCCGTCGGCCGGCCCGCCGCCCAGTGGAAGAACCGCGTGTGGGCGTGGAGGTCTACGTCGAACACGCGACCACCTCCCGGGGCCCCACTGGGAGTGGGAGCCGGCTCACAGTCCCCCCGGGTCGGGGTCGTAGCCGTCTCCGACCGCCACCTCGAGGGCACCCGGGTCGGTGCGAACGGACAGCGAACTCCGGGACAGCATCTCGCCGTCCAGACTGAACCGGACCGACTCCGACTCCCGGAGCGTGAGTTCGAGGGCCGGCGCTCGGAACCGCTGGACGTACTCGGAGTCCGCCGCGAACAACCCCGACGTGACGGCCTCCCCCATCACGTCCAGCGTCGAGACGTCTTCCACGACCGTCACCTCGAACTCGCCGTCCTCGACGGCCGCCTGCGTGTCGTCGCCCCGAACGAACCGCCGCGCGTTCCCCACGAGCACCATCAGCGCCTCCCCCTCCCAGGCGGTCGTCTCCCCGCCGTCTCCGTAGGCGTCGACGGCCAGCGGGAGCGCGTCGAACTCGGAGACCGACCGCACGGTCGACACGACGTACGCGAGCACCCCCAGCTGGCTCTTCATGTCGCTGGACGCGTCGGCGCTCGCTTCCGCGGTCAACCCCGCGACACAGGAGTTCACGAACACCGAATCGTCGGCACGCCCCAGGTCGATGCGACGCCGCCGGCCGTCCTCGACCACGTCGAAGGCGTGGTCGATGCTCTCCACCCCGATGTTGCCGGCGAAGCTGTTCCCGGTGCCGGCGGGGACGACGCCGAGCGTGACGCTGTCGAGGGCGTCGGCCTCGTCGAGGCCCCGCACCACTTCGTTGACGGTGCCGTCCCCGCCCACCGCGACGACGGTGTCGGCACCGTCTGCCGCGGCTTCCCGGGCGAACGTCACGGTGTCCTCCGCGGCCTCCGTCTCGCGGTAGTCGTACCCCAGCAGCTCGGTTCGGTGTCGCACCGCGTCCGCGTGGTCGGCGTCGCCGCTGTTCGGGTTCACGATGACGACCGTCTCCGAGGCGTCTGTCGCTGGCATGGTTGACACCGGTCCCAGATGAGTCGCGGCGGCGGCCCGGACTGCTCACTCCGGACCACCCAGACTCGCCCCCGCGCTCACCGGACCGTCTTCCAAGGGCTGTGTCGGTCCGCAGGCTTTGTTATGAACGGCGTACGGCGGCTGTGTCGCCCGAAAGCGTCGCCCACTCTTTTCGCCGCGCCAGTCGACTAGCTCTGCGTGAGCAGTGCCCCCGACCCCGAGGAGATATTCGACCGCGCCGTCGACGAGGGCGACCGGCGTCTCGACCAGTCCACCCTGGAACTGCTCTCGACGAGTTTCATCGCCGGCTTCACCGTCGTGTTCGGTATCGTCGCGCTCGGCATCGTCCACGCCGCCGTCGAACCCGAATTCGAGGAGCTCGCCGCCGTCGCCGGGTCGCTCGCGTTCGCACCGTCGCTCGTCTTCCTCGTCGTCGGTCGCACAGAGCTGTTCAACGAGAACTTCTTCGACCCGGTCGCCGCCGCCTTCGACGCCGACGACACCTGGCTCGTCGGCCCCCTCGTCCGCCTCTGGACCGTCACGCTCGCGTTCAACTTCGCGGGTGCGGTCGCGCTCGCCGCGTTCGTCGCCGTCGAGGGTGCCATCCCGTCTCCGTCGGTCACGGCCCTCGTCGACACCGCGGAGACAGTCGCGGGCCGCCAGCCCGCTGCGGCGTTCGGGAGCGCGGTCATCGGCGGCGCGCTCGTCGCCCTGCTGTCGTTCATGCTGCAGGCCGTCGACACCGCCGGCGCTCGCATCTCGCTGTCGTTCATGGTGGGGTTCCTGCTCGCGCTCGGGCCGTTCCACCACGTCGTCGTCACCGTCGTCCACGTGTACGTCGGGATGCTGTTCGGTGGGAACGTCGGGTACGCGACACTCGCGGAGGTACTGGCTGTCTCGACGGCCGGCAACCTCGTCGGCGGCCTCGGGCTGGTGACGCTCTCGCACGTCACGCAGGTCGTGGGTGCCCGCAGCCCCGGCGACTGACCCGGCCGCGCTCACCGTCCGAGCCAGCTCGCGGGCACGCCCGCCAGCGAGTCTCCGAGCTTCCGACCGCGGTAGCCGAAGATGTCCGCGTAGCCGGTCTCGGACATCAGAATCGGGTAGAACGCCGCTTCGGCGACGAGCTCGCGGCCGTCAACCCGGCCGTAGACGGCACCCTCGGGGACGGACTCGAAGTTCTCGACGAACAGCTCGCCGCGAGCGCCCGGCGGTTTCGGCACGCGCCCGGTCATGTGGAAGAACGACGGCGTGCTCGGCGGCGGCTCACCGGGTAGCGCGTCGACCACCTGGAGGAACGACCGCGCCTGAAACTCGGCCGTGTCCGCCGCCGCGTCGGTCCCCTGGATGCCGACTTCGACCTCCACGAGGCAGCCACACGTCGTGATGGTCCCCTCGTTCACGCCCGAGTGGTCGACGGCGTGCTCCACCGGCAGCGCGGCCGCCAGGTCGTACTCGGCCGGCTGCGAGCGG encodes:
- a CDS encoding potassium channel family protein, with the translated sequence MNYVYLAAGVAVLVLAVVDILWTTLWVDGGAGPISTRLIPGLWAVIRRLGGRRSRALSLAGPVILTLTLVTWVALIWGGWTLVFGAGGDALVNARDSRPITWANRLYFVAYTMFTMGNGDYYPPTGGWQVAASLTTASGMLFVTMGVSYVFSVLSAVTEKRSFASSVTGLGDSAEAAVETGWDAGGFRGLDLPLNSLATELDTLATQHKAYPILHYYHSEEATQASAMGVAIFDEALTVLRFGVQRDAQPNRALVANARSAVDNYLETLNESFFDPAANAPDPPDLDRVQEAGVPTVQDEEFAAAVDGQADRRRKLLGVVHSDAWRWPPSDDD
- a CDS encoding glutamate-cysteine ligase family protein, producing MTLTTGIELELWVIDEHGCLCGGRQIADAHERIEPEFVGPLLEVRTAPRDSEVALRRDLEDVLGTAIRAARAEGKRLVPLGTPLTEVDDPAPSERGELFERIYGDGVRAAKNCAGTHLHFERTEPTSQLNLLTALDPALALVSSSPYYCGQRSQRSARAHAYRRECGTAFTPYCDLWSYVDSVAEWEDRVDRAFESFTSLAAERGVSPSRVERAFTPEDAVLNPVRLRRCQPTVEWRAPDAALPSEVVSLAADVGGLVAQTEEAPVTVGDPGVYDDRVGVPAFDDLYDLSRVAIAFGLSPEPVRDYLQRFGFGCSTYDPLSERLGGSEAVSEERAREMRLEQARRLEADVAGLLDVEPSPPSRVEEA
- a CDS encoding helix-turn-helix domain-containing protein, which produces MTSVVEAAVPADQLALAATLRTVPDARVDAVRTVAAGSDSMLPVLVFDGHYEDVEPALRDDPSVASVSPLATLEKECVYQVEWADDASDRLETMFPEAGAVMRTRAADEKWCFRALFADRGPMEDWYHGCRDAGLDVDVESVHDPTESVRSRQHGLSRKQYVALETALQHGFYDIPRKVTLEELADEFDVSHQALSERLSRAHRSTIANVVAADFPVARVE
- a CDS encoding DUF5789 family protein — protein: MAPEDEPEADSTDSDDSRSQGIELGALDDDLEAHDYPASASALVDEYGDREIELPGGSQRVGEVLGLYEEDDQEFDDAEAVRTAIHNLVGTEAVGRDNYSDRGGSTPDESTDDEHESF
- a CDS encoding DUF7130 family rubredoxin-like protein, which encodes MNETHDDAEETASIESGDTVYDDDGRVLGIVTDFTDEGFAVEVVQAGADVAQSENAGPAAETDTEDIPGKDFGEGYLMWRCEDCGEMGELDDDGIPEECPSCGAPKEHIHMAQED
- a CDS encoding PHP domain-containing protein — encoded protein: MFDVDLHAHTRFFHWAAGRPTAYDPVGARALAAMSRQRGLDGVALTNHDYYRALSAGGDTPVFLPGVEVSTTRGHALVVGPDPPTATNPRAMTPAQVVSMAHDRGCAAIIPHPYRRGTVLDAEADFDAVEINGKHPSSADRVRRLADDLDLPIVAGSDAHFPFEAGRAYTRIDADELTPEAVVEAIRDGRVEPKVNPVPGHRLLQRAYHYVHLAKRRTSRESLLPGGW
- a CDS encoding diacylglycerol/lipid kinase family protein; the encoded protein is MPATDASETVVIVNPNSGDADHADAVRHRTELLGYDYRETEAAEDTVTFAREAAADGADTVVAVGGDGTVNEVVRGLDEADALDSVTLGVVPAGTGNSFAGNIGVESIDHAFDVVEDGRRRRIDLGRADDSVFVNSCVAGLTAEASADASSDMKSQLGVLAYVVSTVRSVSEFDALPLAVDAYGDGGETTAWEGEALMVLVGNARRFVRGDDTQAAVEDGEFEVTVVEDVSTLDVMGEAVTSGLFAADSEYVQRFRAPALELTLRESESVRFSLDGEMLSRSSLSVRTDPGALEVAVGDGYDPDPGGL
- a CDS encoding formate/nitrite transporter family protein, encoding MSSAPDPEEIFDRAVDEGDRRLDQSTLELLSTSFIAGFTVVFGIVALGIVHAAVEPEFEELAAVAGSLAFAPSLVFLVVGRTELFNENFFDPVAAAFDADDTWLVGPLVRLWTVTLAFNFAGAVALAAFVAVEGAIPSPSVTALVDTAETVAGRQPAAAFGSAVIGGALVALLSFMLQAVDTAGARISLSFMVGFLLALGPFHHVVVTVVHVYVGMLFGGNVGYATLAEVLAVSTAGNLVGGLGLVTLSHVTQVVGARSPGD
- a CDS encoding M14 family metallopeptidase, translated to MTAGGDPGQPGTEYVPPEVTVAGPGEPEVAVVGGVHGDEPSGVRAVRRLRAADLDLRRGVLFVVANPAAVAAGTRYLDSDLNRVFPGDPRGDREHRLAADLCELLGSVTTLSIHGTHSQREPFALVHRSQPAEYDLAAALPVEHAVDHSGVNEGTITTCGCLVEVEVGIQGTDAAADTAEFQARSFLQVVDALPGEPPPSTPSFFHMTGRVPKPPGARGELFVENFESVPEGAVYGRVDGRELVAEAAFYPILMSETGYADIFGYRGRKLGDSLAGVPASWLGR